In Deltaproteobacteria bacterium HGW-Deltaproteobacteria-2, the following are encoded in one genomic region:
- a CDS encoding short chain dehydrogenase — MERFKTKTVAITGAGSGFGRGLALDFAKLGWKVAVSDINMDRAEESVRLVNEAGGQGITIKCDVTKPEEVQSLADTVISKWGTVDIIINNAGVPVLGFMEKISLEGWRFEIDVMLMSVIYGCRTFIPIFKKQGWGHIVNTASSAGIVSLPEMSPYNVTKAGVISLSETLRGELKRNNIGVTVVCPTFFKTNLMDQAQCTDEHQFKMAEAFFCKLSFGTVESVCASTLKAIKKNKLYVFPQPDSKLFWFMKRMAPNTYYNGNAFLYSRGILDKILGI, encoded by the coding sequence ATGGAGCGTTTCAAAACAAAAACCGTGGCAATAACTGGCGCAGGAAGCGGTTTCGGCAGAGGCCTCGCATTGGATTTTGCAAAATTGGGATGGAAGGTGGCTGTCAGCGACATCAACATGGACAGGGCAGAGGAGAGTGTCCGGCTTGTCAATGAAGCTGGCGGCCAGGGCATTACCATTAAATGCGATGTTACAAAGCCCGAAGAGGTGCAGAGCCTTGCTGATACCGTGATCTCGAAGTGGGGCACCGTGGATATAATCATAAACAACGCCGGAGTCCCCGTGTTGGGATTCATGGAGAAAATCTCCCTTGAAGGCTGGCGGTTCGAGATCGATGTTATGCTCATGAGTGTCATCTATGGATGCAGGACGTTCATCCCCATCTTCAAGAAGCAGGGATGGGGGCATATCGTAAACACAGCCTCTTCTGCCGGGATTGTCTCATTACCCGAAATGTCACCCTATAATGTGACAAAAGCAGGTGTCATCTCTCTCTCCGAAACACTCCGCGGAGAGTTGAAAAGAAACAACATCGGGGTAACGGTCGTGTGCCCGACATTCTTCAAAACAAATCTCATGGATCAGGCACAGTGCACTGATGAACACCAGTTCAAGATGGCAGAAGCCTTTTTCTGCAAATTATCCTTTGGGACAGTGGAAAGTGTGTGCGCCTCCACTCTCAAGGCCATCAAAAAGAACAAACTCTACGTTTTTCCGCAACCGGATTCCAAGCTCTTCTGGTTCATGAAGAGAATGGCACCGAACACATACTACAATGGCAATGCATTTCTGTACTCACGGGGCATCTTGGATAAGATACTAGGGATTTAG
- a CDS encoding thiolase — protein sequence MRDVYIVAVGMTRFGKHMDRTEKDLVAEAFAKTMGDAPDIKISDIQSAFFSNTAWGFFNMQHSIRGQVALRPLGIEGIPITNVENACACASTALHCAYKDVAGGMYECSLAIGMEKLYNEDKAKTFMAFSSGVDVANIDAHMKALRDIMDGVKLDIPDDDGGSGAGKTRSAFMDVYASAVRWHMATFGTTQRQLAIIASKNHFHSSMNPNAQFQKTMTVEEILEGRPVVWPLTVPMCAPVGDGAAGAIVCSRDFLNKLKSARPVKILASVLGSGTNRKHDQLDLDIGVRLSRQAYNVAGICPEDISLAEVHDATAFGELHQCESLGFCKIGEGGPFAETGATKLGGKIPINTSGGLESRGHPVGASGLGMIHELVTQLRHEAGPRQVERCRLALGENGGGNIAFEEASMTIHILERMNNK from the coding sequence ATGCGTGACGTATACATAGTTGCAGTGGGCATGACCCGCTTCGGGAAACACATGGACCGTACGGAAAAGGACCTTGTGGCAGAGGCCTTTGCGAAGACCATGGGTGATGCGCCCGATATAAAAATCAGTGACATACAATCGGCCTTTTTTTCAAACACGGCTTGGGGATTCTTCAACATGCAACATTCCATAAGGGGCCAGGTAGCGCTTCGGCCACTGGGTATAGAGGGCATCCCCATAACCAACGTTGAGAATGCATGTGCCTGTGCATCCACTGCGCTCCACTGCGCATACAAGGATGTGGCCGGCGGCATGTACGAATGCTCGTTGGCCATCGGAATGGAAAAGCTATATAACGAGGACAAAGCAAAGACCTTCATGGCTTTTAGTTCAGGCGTGGATGTTGCCAACATAGATGCACACATGAAAGCCCTGAGGGACATCATGGACGGGGTGAAGCTGGATATACCGGATGATGATGGCGGCTCCGGAGCAGGTAAAACCAGAAGTGCCTTCATGGATGTTTACGCCAGCGCCGTCAGGTGGCATATGGCCACCTTCGGAACCACCCAGCGCCAACTGGCAATTATTGCATCGAAGAACCACTTCCACAGTTCGATGAATCCCAATGCCCAGTTCCAGAAGACCATGACCGTGGAAGAAATCCTTGAGGGGCGCCCTGTAGTCTGGCCATTGACCGTGCCCATGTGTGCTCCTGTGGGTGATGGAGCTGCCGGCGCTATCGTGTGCTCACGAGATTTCCTGAATAAACTCAAGTCGGCGCGACCGGTAAAGATACTGGCATCGGTCCTGGGTTCGGGCACTAATCGGAAGCATGACCAACTTGATCTGGACATCGGAGTGAGACTTTCCAGACAGGCATACAATGTCGCTGGAATTTGCCCAGAGGATATCAGCCTGGCAGAGGTCCATGATGCTACTGCGTTCGGTGAACTTCATCAATGTGAGTCCCTGGGATTTTGTAAAATTGGTGAAGGCGGTCCTTTTGCAGAAACCGGCGCCACGAAGCTGGGCGGAAAGATTCCTATAAATACCTCAGGCGGACTAGAATCACGCGGACACCCTGTGGGTGCTTCCGGCCTCGGCATGATCCACGAACTGGTTACGCAGCTACGACACGAGGCAGGTCCTCGGCAAGTAGAAAGGTGCAGGCTTGCGCTTGGAGAAAATGGTGGCGGAAACATTGCTTTTGAAGAGGCCTCCATGACTATCCACATCCTCGAGCGGATGAATAATAAATAA